One genomic window of Pseudomonas aeruginosa includes the following:
- the kynA gene encoding tryptophan 2,3-dioxygenase produces MCPCPHSQAQGETDGEAEWHNAALDFTHAMSYGDYLKLDKVLDAQFPLSPDHNEMLFIIQHQTSELWMKLMLHELRAAREHVKSGKLGPALKMLARVSRIFDQLVHAWAVLATMTPTEYNTIRPYLGQSSGFQSYQYREIEFILGNKNATLLKPHAHRAELLAALEQALHTPSLYDEAIRLMAAQGLPVSQERLARDAAAGTCYEASVEAAWRQVYQAPERYWDLYQLAEKLIDLEDSFRQWRFRHVTTVERIIGFKPGTGGTEGVGYLRSMLDTILFPELWRLRSNL; encoded by the coding sequence ATGTGTCCTTGCCCTCACTCCCAGGCCCAGGGAGAAACGGACGGAGAGGCTGAGTGGCATAACGCCGCCCTGGACTTCACCCATGCGATGAGCTACGGCGATTACCTGAAGCTGGACAAGGTTCTGGACGCCCAGTTCCCGCTTTCGCCCGACCACAACGAAATGCTGTTCATCATCCAGCACCAGACCTCGGAGCTATGGATGAAGCTGATGCTCCACGAACTGCGGGCCGCCCGGGAGCACGTCAAGTCAGGCAAGCTCGGTCCGGCGCTGAAAATGCTCGCCAGGGTTTCGCGGATCTTCGACCAGCTGGTACACGCCTGGGCGGTGCTGGCCACCATGACGCCGACCGAGTACAACACCATCCGCCCGTACCTGGGCCAGTCTTCCGGTTTCCAGTCCTACCAGTACCGCGAGATCGAATTCATCCTCGGCAACAAGAACGCCACCCTGCTCAAGCCCCATGCTCACCGTGCCGAGCTGCTGGCGGCCCTGGAGCAGGCCCTGCATACGCCGTCGCTATACGACGAAGCGATCCGCCTGATGGCCGCCCAGGGGTTGCCGGTAAGCCAGGAGCGGCTCGCCCGGGACGCGGCGGCCGGCACCTGTTACGAGGCCTCGGTGGAGGCGGCGTGGCGACAGGTCTACCAGGCGCCGGAACGCTACTGGGACCTGTATCAGCTGGCGGAGAAACTGATCGACCTGGAGGACTCGTTCCGCCAGTGGCGCTTCCGTCACGTGACCACGGTGGAGCGCATCATCGGTTTCAAACCCGGCACGGGCGGAACCGAGGGAGTGGGGTATCTGCGCAGCATGCTCGATACCATCCTCTTCCCCGAACTGTGGCGGCTCCGTTCCAACCTGTAG
- a CDS encoding NAD(P)H-dependent oxidoreductase, giving the protein MKNILLLNGGKRFAHSDGRLNQTLHETALAHLDRRGFDLRQTLIDGGYDIPTEVDKFLWADVVIYQMPGWWMGAPWTVKRYIDEVFTAGHGSLYANDGRTRSDSTQKYGSGGLVQGKRYMISATWNAPRQAFDDPSDFFEGKGVDAVYFPFHKANQFLGMSGLPTFLAVDVMKRPDVPATVAAYQAHLDRVFGRAG; this is encoded by the coding sequence ATGAAAAACATTCTCCTGCTCAACGGCGGAAAGCGTTTCGCCCATTCCGACGGTCGCCTCAACCAGACCCTGCACGAAACCGCCCTGGCCCATCTGGACCGCCGTGGCTTCGACCTGCGCCAGACCCTCATCGACGGTGGCTATGACATCCCGACGGAGGTGGACAAGTTCCTCTGGGCCGACGTGGTGATCTACCAGATGCCCGGCTGGTGGATGGGCGCGCCATGGACAGTGAAGCGCTACATCGACGAAGTCTTCACGGCCGGACACGGCAGCCTCTATGCCAACGACGGTCGTACCCGCTCCGACAGCACGCAGAAATATGGCAGCGGCGGTCTGGTGCAGGGCAAGCGCTACATGATCTCGGCGACCTGGAATGCACCACGGCAGGCGTTCGACGATCCGAGCGACTTCTTCGAGGGAAAAGGCGTGGATGCGGTGTATTTCCCCTTCCACAAGGCCAACCAGTTCCTCGGCATGTCCGGCCTGCCGACGTTCCTCGCGGTGGATGTGATGAAGCGCCCGGACGTCCCGGCTACCGTCGCTGCCTACCAGGCGCACCTGGACAGGGTGTTCGGGCGCGCCGGCTGA